The Streptomyces sp. A2-16 sequence TGCCGTCCTTCAGCGAGGCCGAACGGCGGCGCGCCTTCGAGATCTTCTCCGGAACCGAGGAGCTCAACGCCGAACTGGCGGGCCGCTTCAAGCAGTTGGTCGTGGACGTCTTCGGCGTCGACCACACCGTCGACAACCCCGCCTGGGACGTGCAGCAGCGGCTGACGGCGGTCTTCCGCCAGGCCATGACCGCGACCTGGCCGCCGTCCCCCGTGGACGAGCGGATGGACGACGAGACCCGCAAGCTGCTGGACGAGTTCGCCGGCACCGACCGCGTCCACCCCTGATGCACGCCCCACCCAAGCCCTTGGAGCAGCAGATGAGTTCGCGTGACCCCGGTGCCGTCGTCCGGCGGCACTCCATAGGCACCATCGATCCCCACGCTCCCGTCGTCACCGGCATGACCGGGGCGCGGATGGAGACGGCCGACGGCGGCCACTGGTTCGACGCGTCGACCGGCGGCTTCGGCGCCGGACACCCTGAAGTCACCGCCGCCGTCGCCGAACAGGCAGGCCGAGTGGCCCTGTCCAGCCGCATCCTGCTCAGCCGGCCGCTGGCCGAGGCCGTCGAGGCACTGGACGCCTTCTGCCCGGACCCGCTCACCGTCTCCTACCTGTGCAACAGCGGGGGTGAAGCCCTCGACTCGGCGCTGAAGCTGGCCAAGGGCACCCACCCCGACCGCTCCCGCGTGCTCGGCATCGCCGGGGAGAACTTCGGCACCCTCACCCACGGCCAGGGCCTCAGCACCGGCGCCACACCGGTGCCCGTCCTGCCCCTGATGCCCGTGACGGTCTCGGGCGACCGGCCCGAGTCCCTGCTGGAACAGGTCGACGCCACCCTGGCGGCCGTGGTTCTCGCACCCGCCGCCCCCGGCCGCCCGCTGGAGCGGCTCTCCCCGCAGTGGTGGCGGGCCCTGCGCGACCGCTGCACCCAGCACGACGTCCTGCTGATCCTGGACGAGCGGCTCACCGCTCCGGCCCGCCTGGGCTGGGACCTCGCCACCCAGGCGCTCGGCATCGTCCCCGACGCGCTGATCCTCGGGGAGGCCCTGGGCGCGGACGCCGTGCCCGTCGGTGTCATGGTGACCAGCAGGGCGGCGTACGACCGGGTGTACGCCGGGAAGAACCCGAGCCTGCACGGCTCCACGTTCGGTGCCAACCCGCTCTCGGCGGCCGCCGTTCGCGCGGTCCTCGCGGTCGTGGCGGCCGACGGGCTGGCCGACCGGCAGCGCCGGGCCGAGGACAGCGCCCGGCGGGTCCTGGGCGACATCACCTCGTTCGGCGCGGTGACCGAGTTCTGTGCGGACGGCGGCCTGGTGTGGCTGCGCCTCGCCTCCGCCGAGCAGGCCCAGGCCCTGACCGCGGCACTGGGTGAGGCCAGGATCCTGGTCCGCCCGCCCTTCGGCCCGGACGGCGACGTGGTCGCGGTCCTGCCGCCGCTCACCGCCGACCCCGCAGACCTGGAGCAGATCCACGCCACTGTGCGCGCGGTCGCCGAGGAGATCCTCACCGTGCGGGAGGTCGCCGCATGAACGCCGTACCCCAGGCCGTCCTCCGGCAACGGCAGGACGTACTCGACTCGCTCGGGCGGCACTGGAACCCGACCGCGGCCCTGATGCTCGCCGCCGCCTCCCGGCCCGTCGAGCAGAGCGCGCGCGGCACCGAGGTCGTCTCCGAGCAGGGCGACCGCTTCCTTGACCTCGCCGGCAGCTACGGCGTCTTCCTGGTCGGCCACGGAAACCCGCAGGTGCGCGACGCGGTGCTCGACACCCTGCACTCCGCGCCGACCGTGCCGCCCGGTGCCGTGCACCCGGCGACCGCCGAGCTGTTCGAACTGCTCACCACGATCCTCCCGGCCGGCCTGGACCGCTTCGTCCTCGGCTGCTCGGGCGCGGAGATCAGTGAGACCGCGCTGCGCGCCGTCCACCTCGCCCGGCCCGAGCGGCGCAAGATCCTGATCGCGGAGGGCGGCTACCACGGCAAGACCCTCGGAGCCCTGACGGTGCTGGGCCAGCCCAACCACCGCGAGCCGTTCGAGCCGCTCGGCAGCGAACTGATCACGGTCCCCTACGGCGACGCGGCGGCCGTACGCGAGGCGCTCGCCGACCGGAGCGTGGCGGCGGTCTTCCTGGAGCCCGTCCTCGGCGGCGCCCACCTCACCGTCCCGCCCGAGGGGTACATCGAGGAGGTCGCGACCGCCTGCCGTGCCACCGGCACCCTGTTCGTCGCGGACGAGATCCAGTCCTGCCTCGGGCGCACGGGCAGGATGTTCGCCGTCGAGCACGACGACGTCGTACCGGACATCCTGCTCTTCTCCAAGGCGCTCACCGGCGGCTTCGTCCCGGTCGGTGTGTGCGCGCTCAGTTCCGACGTGGTCGCGCGGGCCGAGCGGCACCCGCTGTGGCACCCCTCGCTCCTCGCCGGCTCCAGCAGCATCTCGGCCCTGTCCGTGAGCGCCGCGACGGCCGCCGTCCGGGAGGTCCTCGCCAAGGACCTGCCCCGGCGGGCCGCCACGCTCGGCCCGCGCCTGACCGAGGGGCTGGCCGAGGTGGCACGGCGGCACCCGAAGCACCTGCTGGGCGCCCCCGGGATCGGCTTCATGGCCGGGCTGCGGACCCGCAATCCCTCGGTGGAGCTGCTGATCTCCATGGTGATGGCCCGGCACGGCATTCACACCGGCCATTCGCTGAACGAGCAGATAGACCATCCGGTCCTGCGCTTCTATCCACCGCTGACCATCACCGCCGAGGAGATCGACCGGGTCCTCGCGGCGCTGGAGGCCACCATGACCTGGCTGGACCGGAGGCCCCGGCGGCTCACGGACGGCATCACGCGGCTGATCCGGCGCCAGTACCGGCTGCCGTCCTGGCTCGTGCTGAAGCTCAGCCACTCCCCGATGCGCGCCGACTGGTGACCGGCGGGCGGGCGCGCTCACGAGCCGCGCCCGCCCGGCGATCACCACGGCCACGCAGTACCCCGTCCTGACCGCGCAGACCGACACCGCCGTGCGGACCGACCACTCCCGCACGACGGTGGGGCCCCTCACCCGGCCGGCCCGATGGTCTTCGTCTCCCACCGGCGGCGCCCCCCGGGCCGCCGGTGGGCCCGGAGGCCGGCGGAGGCACCACCCCTCGCCCCGCCGGCCCCTCCACCCATCACGGACGTCCACCACCGGAACTCACGATCGGAAGACGAACCGCTCATGTCCGAGACCTCGCTGTCCAGCGGCATCGGCGCCACCGGCACACCGGCCCGGAGCCGGTCGGACGATGCCCGAAGCAACCGCACTCCTCTCCTCGCCGGCGTGCTGCTCGCGCTGTTCCTGGCCGCCGCCGACTCCACCGTGGTGGGCTCGCTGCTGCCCACCATGGCGAACCAGTTGGGCCAGCCCGACCTGTACCCCTGGCTGATCTCCGCGTTCCTGCTCACCAGCGTGCTGGTCACGCCGCTGGCGGGGTTCGCCGCCGACCGCTGGGGCGGCCGCACCACGATGCTCGCCGCGCTGCTCGTCTTCGCGGCCACCTCCGGGGCGGTGGCCGCGGCCGGCACGATGCCGCTGCTCATCGCCGCGCGTGCGGCGCAGGGCATCGGGGCGGGCGCGGTGGCCGGGCTGACCTATGTCGTCATCGGCCAGGCGTTCGGCCCCGACGAGCGCGCCCGCATGCAGGCGATGCTCTCCGCCGTGTGGGGCCTGGCCGCCGTGGCCGGTCCCGCCCTCGGCACGGCCGCCGAGGCCACCGTCGGCTGGCGGTGGGTGTTCGTGATCAATCTGCCCCTGGCCGCGCTGGCCGCCTTCCTGGTACGGCGCGTGCCGGCGGCCCAGTCCCAGAGCTCCCGCACCATCAGTGGCTGGGCCCTGCTGTCGTTCGCCCTCGCCCTGGGCGGAGCGCTGATGCTCCTCGAAGCCCCCGCCCTGGACTTCCCCGCCCTCGTCGTCGTCGCCCTGGCGGTGGTCACCGTTGTCGGCATCGTCGGCCATGTCGTCCAGGTGCGGCGCAAGCCGCAGGCGGCCGTGGTGCCGGTCGCCTTCGCGACCGGCGGCGAACAGCGCATCGCCGCCCTGCTCACCGTCGGAGCGGCCGCCGTCCTGTACGCCTCCGTCACCCTTCTGCCGCTCGCCCTGGCCTCCCACGGCACGGCCGGCGACACGGCGAGCGGTCTCTTCGTCATGGCCGGCGCACTGGGCTGGGTGGTGGGTTCGGCGGTCTGCGCCGGCCTGCTCAAGCGCTTCGGCGCCCGCGGCGCGGCCCTGATCGGCGGCCTGCTGCTGACGGCCGGTCCGTGCGTCCTCGTGCTCGGCGGCAGCGAATCGCTCGTCCTCGCCGTCGTCGGCGAGGCGCTGGCGGGTCTCGGCACCGGTTTCGTCGCCACCACGGGCCTGGTGCACATCCAGAACACGTCCCCGGCCCAGTGGATCGGCGCCTACACGGCCGGCATCACCCTGTGCCGCAACATCGGCGCGGCCCTCGGCGTCAACCTCGTCGCCACCGTGCAGCTGATCGCCGCGGACCGGGGCACGGGAACGGAGACGGGCGGCGGCTCCTACCAGGCCGCGTTCGTCACCCTGGCGGTCATCGGTCTGCTCACGCTCACCGGCGCGTTCCGGCTGCCGAAGCGCGGCTGAACCATGGTCACGGCGCTCCTGACGTTCGCGCTGTACACAGGTGCCAGTGCCCTCGTGCACTGGTACCTGTGGCGGCGGCTGGTCCACGACACCGCCCTCGGGGCGCGCACCGCCCGGGGCTGCGCCCGCGCCCTGGCCGTACTGGCCGTGCTGCCGCCGCTCGCCATGGCCACCACCAGGGATCTGCCGCAGCACATCGGACGCTGGATCGCCTGGCCGGGCTATGTGTGGCTCGCGCTGCTGATGTACGTGACGATCACCCTGCTCCTCGCCGAACCGCTTCGGCTCCTGATCGGGCGGGGCGGCACGTCCGGCCGTACCGCCGACGGTGCCCGTACCGAAGCACGCACGCAGAAGGTCCTCGCGGGTGTGACGGAGCCCGGGCGCGGGACACCGCACGATGACGTGCCGGGTGACATGCCGGGCGACGAGCGGGAACACCCGGCGGAAGGCCGCGCGCCGACCGCCGGGCCGGCCCGGCCGACACGGCGTGCGGTGCTGGCCCGGGCCACCGCCGTCACCGCGGGAGCCGCTGCCACCTCACTGGTCGGCCACGGCATGCGCACCGCGCTCGGGCCGCCCCGCCTCGCACACGTACGCGTTCCTCTCGCACGGCTCGGCCGCCGGGCCGACGGTTTCCGTGTCGCCGTCGTCAGCGACATCCATCTCGGTCCGATCCTCGGCGAGCGGCACACGCAGCGGATCGTCGAGATCGTCAACCGCGCCGCCCCGGATGCCGTGGCGATCGTGGGCGACCTCGTGGACGGCAGCGTCGGACACCTGGGGCGGGCCGCGGCCCCGTTGCGGCACCTGAAGAGCCGTTACGGCAGCTACTTCGTCACGGGCAACCACGAGTACAAGTCCGGCGCCGAACCGTGGATCGAGGAGATCAGCGACCTCGGCGTCCGCGTCCTGCGCAACGAGCGGGTGGAACTTCCGGCCTTCGACCTCGCGGGCGTCAACGACCTCACCGGTGCCGAGCACGGCGACGGCTCGGACTACGAGGCGGCGCTGTCCGACCGCGACCCGGAGCGTGCGGTGGTCCTCCTCGCGCACCAGCCGGTGATGGTCCACGAAGCAGCCCGCCGCGGGGTCGACCTGCAACTCTCGGGGCACACCCACGGGGGCCAGTTGGCCCCTCTCGGCCTCCTCGCCTCCCTGCAGCAACCCGCGATCGCCGGGCTGCACGAGATCGACGGCACTCAGCTCTACGTCAGCCGCGGCACGGGCTTCTGGGGACCGCCGGTCCGGGTCGGCGCACCACCCGACATCACCGTCGTCGAACTGCGGAGCGGAAACAGCCGGCTCTCCGTTCCGCACCTCTAGGGGGATCCCGCCATGCGCGTGACACACGGCCACGGCCGAGCACTCCGACCCGCCGCAGAGTTCCACCCACGAGAAGCAGACGGCACGGCGCCGCCCTCGCAGGACGTGGCGACGGACCCCGTGGCCCGCATCCTGCAGGTGTTCATGGGAGCGCGCTCGGCCGCACCGGCAGGGGGCGGCGTTCCCGGTCCGCCGTACCGCGAGCACTGACACCCGGGGCATGCGCCGAACGACCCCGTCGACACCGCCCGGAAAGGACGACAACCGTGCACGGTCTGGCTCAGGACGGCGACGAACCGTACGCACTCACGGGCGAGCGACCGATCGCCGGACGGCTGTTCAGCAGCCTGCAGCTGATCAACTCGGCGGTGGACGCCCGAACGAACCCCATCTACCACCGCCACGGCATCCACCGCGCCGACTACCCCGTCCTCGACGCCCTAGCCCGCCACCGCCCCACACAGGTCCTGGCGCCCACCGAACTGGCCCGGCGGCTGGCGATCACCACCGGCGCGCTCACTCCCCGGCTCGACCGGCTCGAGGCGGCGGGGCTGATCCAGCGGCTCTCCGTGCCCCGCGACCGCCGCAGACTCCACATCCGGCTCACCCCCGCCGGCCGGCGTTGCGTCCAGGCCGTCGGCCTCGATCTGAGCAGCCACCTGCAGGAGACCGTCCAGAGCATGGGGAAGAACCAACTCGTCGAACTCGCCTCGCTCCTGAAGGCACTGGAGAGGTGCCTGCGGACCTGAACCTCGTCGATCACATGCGGACGGCGCTTCCCGTCGTCCCGGCGACGGATGTTTCCGTTCGATCGAGGTGTGGGACTCGATGGGCGGAGGTCGTCTCGTGTGTGGGTTCGGAAGGGAGCCGGCATTCCATTCGTCCGCCCGCTCTGCCGTCCGGCTCGGAACGCGGGCGGCAGAGCCGTGTCCGTTTCAGGCCGCGGCCCGGCACGGGACGCGGAGGACGTCCCGCAGGCGGACGCGGTCCGTGTAGGCGAAGCTGTCGCGGTGCACGACGAGTTCGGCCCTGGTCACCGAGCCGGTGCGCTCGTCGTCCTCGTCGCACAGGAGCAGGTACTCCACCCCGGCACCGGCCATGACGGACAGCGCGACCTCGACGGTCATGTCGTCACCGACGCGCAGATCGGTCGTACTCGGGTTTCGACGTGTCTGAAGCGGTGTCACTGCTGCCTCCTGCGGTACGGACGGGCGGACGTGGCGAATCGCGGGAAAGCCGAAGACAACAGGGACCACAGGGCGAATTCCCCTGTGCAACAGCTTGCGGAAGCTCAGTGCCTCGATGTTCGAGTGGCGCGCGAGGAGATCGGCGGGTCCTGCCGTCCTGCGCGATGATCAACCCGTCGGAAAAGGAACCCGCATGGAAAACCGCAACCGCAACGTGACGCGACAGTAGCACGGCGTGCTCGATCACCGTCGTGCTGCGCGAGGAGCAGGACGGCGGGGTGTCACAGGGCGAGCAGCGCGCTCGCGGTGAGGCGGTGCGCGGGATCGGCCGCGGCGTCCATCAGCCGGTGTGCCGTGGCGTGCGCGGTCTCGGGCGGTACGACCAGCAGGTCCCGGCGTCCGAGGCCGTAGGCGAAGAGCCGTACGGCATGCGGGTCGAACCCTGAGGCGAGCCAGGCGGCCCGCACGGTGTGACCGGACACGGGCAGGTCGCACGACGCGTGGCGCCAGGTGTCGCGGTGTGCGGTCATCCGCGTCACACGGCCCCACGACCTGTCGAACGCCTCGATGAGTGCGGGAAGTTCGGCGGCCAGGTCGTCGGAGCGGGGCCACCACGCGCCGTTCACCGGGCCGGGCGGGAAAGTCGGCGGACGCAGGGCGAGTCGGGCGGGGGGACGGAACGAGGAGGATTCCCGGTCCGGCGAGGCACGTTGGGGGGTGGGCGCGTTCATGTCGCGGTCCCTGTCCCCGGGGCGCCGTGCGGCGGCCCGGTGTCGTGGTGCGCCGGGAGCGACGCCGGCGGAGGGCCGACGGATGGGCGAATCCCGGTGCGCTCCACGCTACTCCGCCCCGCGAACCGTTGAACGGGGTGCGCGGGAGGGGGTTCTCTCCCGGGGCGGGTGCACGTAGGGTTACGGCATTCGGCCGCCCGCGGACTCCGCGGCGAGAACGCACATCGTTCGGCAGCCCTGACGGCTGCCCGTGCCCCATGACCCCGGGCAAGCACCGATTCCCGCCCCCCTCAGGGCAGTCGGCTCTCCCACCGGGCCGGCCGTCCCCGTGCTCACCCCGTCGCCTCCCTTCGTCGCGAGACCGGAGCGGTCACCTTCTGCGGTGCCCTATCCCGGTCCGACGCGGGGCACTCGCTCCCGAATCGCGCGCCCCGAAGGGGGGAAGGGCCGCGTGGGGAGCACCCGACGGCCGCCGCCCAGGTCCGGGTGACCGGCGGCGGCCGCCGCGGCAGCGCCCACCGCCGTCCCGGCCGCCTATGCGCGCAGCAGCCGTCCGGTGAGTTCCCGGTACTCCCGCAGCGCGAACCGCAGCTCGGTGGACTGCGTCGCGGGGTCGAGGTCCGCCCAGCCCTCACGCAGCAACCGCCGCCGCTCGGCGAGGGCGTCCACCAACTGGGCGGTGGCCGCGTCGAACGCGCCCTCGGCCTCCTCCAGCGCCTCGCGCGGGCTGTCCGCGAAGGTGTTGACGGCATGTCCGAGGCGGCGCGTGATCTCCTCCCGCCCGTCCGGGGGGAGCAGCGGCTCCGGGCCCGTGGCGCGGCGTCCGTCCGGAGCCGAGGGCCGGTCCGCCGGCTGCTGGGCGCGTGTCTGGTCGTACATCGTCGTGTGTACCGCTTCCCTGGGAATGGGGGGCACCGTCCGAAGACGCCGTTCGTCTTCTCGACGGTCTGCCGCGGGCTTCCGGAGACCTGGTCCGTCCTTCCCGGCCCTGCGCCGTGGTGCCAGTCAACGTCCGGCGACGGTGGGTGTCAACGCGCCGACGGCCGGGACGCACCTGCCGAAGGGCGCCGACCAGCGATGTCCCGGCGTTTCCGGCACGAGGAGTACGGTGGGGAGAACGAGGGTGTGTCGTGCCCACCGGTCAGGTCGTCGACAGCACACCACCCGCCCCAGGGGCAGCCCGTGACCCCGGCCGCACCGTCAGCAGAGCGGCCGCATCGAGGGCAGGAGCCCCGTCCATGTCACCCAGTCCCGTCACGCCCGTCACGGCTGTCACGGCGCCCCCGCCGGACACCGCCCCGCCGCCGCAGACCTATGACGGCACCTCCCCCTTCCCGCCGGACGCCCCGGCGCCCGCGCGCGAGGGCGGGGACCGGCTCTACGTGGCCGTGACGGCGGCGATCGTCGTCCTGCCCTTCGTGGCCCTCGGCCTCGCCGGCTGGCTGCTGTGGGGCCGCCTGATCCACCCCACCGACGTCGTGCTCGCCGCCGTCCTCTACACGATCACGGGGCTGGGCGTCACGGTCGGTTTCCACCGGGGTCTCACCCACGGCAGCTACCAGGCAATCCGTCCCGTGCGGATCGCGCTCGTGGTGGCCGGTTCCATGAGTTTCCAGGGCGACGTCATCGGGTGGGTCGCCACCCACCGCCGCCACCACGCCTTCACCGACCGCCCCGGTGACCCGCACTCGCCGTACCGCTACGGCACGCACCTGCGCGGCCAGTTGCGCGGGCTGCTGCACGCGCACGTCGGCTGGCTGTTCCGCAACGACCGTACGCCGCCCGAGCGTTACGCCCCCGACCTGCTCGCCGACCCCGACATCCGCGCGGTCTCCCGCGCCTTCCCGCTGCTGTGCCTCGTCACGCTCGCGCTGCCGTTCGGGCTGGGCTGGGCCATCGGCGGCAGCTGGCTGTACGGCGTGACCGCCCTGCTGTGGGCGGGACTTGTCCGCATCGCCCTGCTCCACCACGTCACCTGGAGCGTCAACTCCCTGTGCCATCTCATCGGTGACCGCCCCTTCCGCACCCGTCGCCACGACCGGGCCACCAACCTGTGGCCCCTCGCGCTGCTCTCGTTCGGCGAGAGCTGGCACAACCTCCACCACGCCGACCCCACCAGCGCCCGGCACGGCGT is a genomic window containing:
- a CDS encoding aminotransferase class III-fold pyridoxal phosphate-dependent enzyme, whose product is MNAVPQAVLRQRQDVLDSLGRHWNPTAALMLAAASRPVEQSARGTEVVSEQGDRFLDLAGSYGVFLVGHGNPQVRDAVLDTLHSAPTVPPGAVHPATAELFELLTTILPAGLDRFVLGCSGAEISETALRAVHLARPERRKILIAEGGYHGKTLGALTVLGQPNHREPFEPLGSELITVPYGDAAAVREALADRSVAAVFLEPVLGGAHLTVPPEGYIEEVATACRATGTLFVADEIQSCLGRTGRMFAVEHDDVVPDILLFSKALTGGFVPVGVCALSSDVVARAERHPLWHPSLLAGSSSISALSVSAATAAVREVLAKDLPRRAATLGPRLTEGLAEVARRHPKHLLGAPGIGFMAGLRTRNPSVELLISMVMARHGIHTGHSLNEQIDHPVLRFYPPLTITAEEIDRVLAALEATMTWLDRRPRRLTDGITRLIRRQYRLPSWLVLKLSHSPMRADW
- a CDS encoding MFS transporter, with the translated sequence MSETSLSSGIGATGTPARSRSDDARSNRTPLLAGVLLALFLAAADSTVVGSLLPTMANQLGQPDLYPWLISAFLLTSVLVTPLAGFAADRWGGRTTMLAALLVFAATSGAVAAAGTMPLLIAARAAQGIGAGAVAGLTYVVIGQAFGPDERARMQAMLSAVWGLAAVAGPALGTAAEATVGWRWVFVINLPLAALAAFLVRRVPAAQSQSSRTISGWALLSFALALGGALMLLEAPALDFPALVVVALAVVTVVGIVGHVVQVRRKPQAAVVPVAFATGGEQRIAALLTVGAAAVLYASVTLLPLALASHGTAGDTASGLFVMAGALGWVVGSAVCAGLLKRFGARGAALIGGLLLTAGPCVLVLGGSESLVLAVVGEALAGLGTGFVATTGLVHIQNTSPAQWIGAYTAGITLCRNIGAALGVNLVATVQLIAADRGTGTETGGGSYQAAFVTLAVIGLLTLTGAFRLPKRG
- a CDS encoding DUF5994 family protein codes for the protein MNAPTPQRASPDRESSSFRPPARLALRPPTFPPGPVNGAWWPRSDDLAAELPALIEAFDRSWGRVTRMTAHRDTWRHASCDLPVSGHTVRAAWLASGFDPHAVRLFAYGLGRRDLLVVPPETAHATAHRLMDAAADPAHRLTASALLAL
- a CDS encoding acyl-CoA desaturase → MSPSPVTPVTAVTAPPPDTAPPPQTYDGTSPFPPDAPAPAREGGDRLYVAVTAAIVVLPFVALGLAGWLLWGRLIHPTDVVLAAVLYTITGLGVTVGFHRGLTHGSYQAIRPVRIALVVAGSMSFQGDVIGWVATHRRHHAFTDRPGDPHSPYRYGTHLRGQLRGLLHAHVGWLFRNDRTPPERYAPDLLADPDIRAVSRAFPLLCLVTLALPFGLGWAIGGSWLYGVTALLWAGLVRIALLHHVTWSVNSLCHLIGDRPFRTRRHDRATNLWPLALLSFGESWHNLHHADPTSARHGVDRGQIDPSAAFIRLLERLGWVHDVRWPTPDRVAARRA
- a CDS encoding MarR family transcriptional regulator; this encodes MHGLAQDGDEPYALTGERPIAGRLFSSLQLINSAVDARTNPIYHRHGIHRADYPVLDALARHRPTQVLAPTELARRLAITTGALTPRLDRLEAAGLIQRLSVPRDRRRLHIRLTPAGRRCVQAVGLDLSSHLQETVQSMGKNQLVELASLLKALERCLRT
- a CDS encoding aminotransferase class III-fold pyridoxal phosphate-dependent enzyme, which produces MSSRDPGAVVRRHSIGTIDPHAPVVTGMTGARMETADGGHWFDASTGGFGAGHPEVTAAVAEQAGRVALSSRILLSRPLAEAVEALDAFCPDPLTVSYLCNSGGEALDSALKLAKGTHPDRSRVLGIAGENFGTLTHGQGLSTGATPVPVLPLMPVTVSGDRPESLLEQVDATLAAVVLAPAAPGRPLERLSPQWWRALRDRCTQHDVLLILDERLTAPARLGWDLATQALGIVPDALILGEALGADAVPVGVMVTSRAAYDRVYAGKNPSLHGSTFGANPLSAAAVRAVLAVVAADGLADRQRRAEDSARRVLGDITSFGAVTEFCADGGLVWLRLASAEQAQALTAALGEARILVRPPFGPDGDVVAVLPPLTADPADLEQIHATVRAVAEEILTVREVAA
- a CDS encoding metallophosphoesterase — encoded protein: MVTALLTFALYTGASALVHWYLWRRLVHDTALGARTARGCARALAVLAVLPPLAMATTRDLPQHIGRWIAWPGYVWLALLMYVTITLLLAEPLRLLIGRGGTSGRTADGARTEARTQKVLAGVTEPGRGTPHDDVPGDMPGDEREHPAEGRAPTAGPARPTRRAVLARATAVTAGAAATSLVGHGMRTALGPPRLAHVRVPLARLGRRADGFRVAVVSDIHLGPILGERHTQRIVEIVNRAAPDAVAIVGDLVDGSVGHLGRAAAPLRHLKSRYGSYFVTGNHEYKSGAEPWIEEISDLGVRVLRNERVELPAFDLAGVNDLTGAEHGDGSDYEAALSDRDPERAVVLLAHQPVMVHEAARRGVDLQLSGHTHGGQLAPLGLLASLQQPAIAGLHEIDGTQLYVSRGTGFWGPPVRVGAPPDITVVELRSGNSRLSVPHL